Part of the Planococcus plakortidis genome is shown below.
CGATCTACCGGGTGCAGTTTACCGGAAATTCGGTCGGCCAGCCGTTCATGTCAAGGGTATCGCGCGAATTCCAGCTTGATTTGAATGTATTGTTCGGCAATATTACCGAACTTCAAGGCATTCCGTACGGCAACTTGATTGTGGAATTCGACGGCGCACCCACTGAAATCGACCGGGCTCTTGCCTCGATCCGCAACGACAACATCCAAGTAGAGGAGGTGCAGCAGCATGCAGGTTGATCAATCGCAAATCCTCGAAGCTCTATGGGAAACGCTTTACATGACGGGCGCTTCATTCGTGTTCTCACTGTTCATCGGCTTGCCGCTCGGCATCTTGCTGGTCGTTACAAGAAAAGGACATTTGCTGGAAAACGAAGCGGTCTTCAACGTATTGAACATTATCATCAATATTTTCCGTTCGGTTCCATTCATCATTCTGATGGTCGCCATCATTCCATTGACGCGCATCATTGTCGGCACCTCGATCGGCACGGCCGCAGCCATTGTCCCACTGGTATTCTACGCAGGGCCATACATCGCCCGGCTCATCGAAAACTCTTTGCTTGAAGTCGATAAAGGCGTCATCGAAGCCGCACAGGCAATGGGTGCCTCTCCCGGCCAGATCATTTTCCGCTTCCTGATTCCGGAAGCGCTCAGCTCCCTTGTTCTCGCCTTGACGATCGCCATCGTCGGCTTGATCGGCGCATCCGCCATGGCCGGCGCGATCGGAGGCGGCGGGCTTGGCGACTTGGCCATCACTTATGGTTATCAGCGTTTCGACACCCTGGTCATGTTCTTGACTGTCGCTATTCTCGTTGTCCTAGTCCAAGGCGTCCAATCGCTCGGCAACCTTATGTCCAGAAGAGTACGGCGGAGTTAACTTAATCCGCATTAACCTATCGATCAATCAAATCAACTATTATAAAAACCCAATTGGAGGATTTCACCATGAAAAAACTGACAGCACTTATAGCAACAGCAGGACTAGCCACACTTCTCACCGCATGTGGAGATGACAGCTCAGCCGGAGAAACCACGAAAGTGACACTTGGCATCAGCGGATCGGATACGACCATCTGGGATTATGTCGGCGATAAAGCCGCAAAAGAAGGCATCGAGCTCGACATCATCACCTTTTCGGATTACGTCGCGCCAAACCTGGCACTTGCTGAAGGTGAACTCGATTTGAATGCTTTCCAGACCATCTCGTATTTCGATGAATTTGTCGAAGAGCACAATGTCGATATCGTCCCGATCGGCTCTACCGTCATTGCGCCGATGGGCTTGTATTCCGAAAAATACGACTCGATCGAAGAACTTCCTGATGGCGCCCAGATCGCCATGCCGAATGAAGCGACCAATATGGGCCGCGCGCTTCTTTTGCTCGATGAATCCGGACTTATCACTTTATCAGACGAGGCAGGGCTGACGGGGACAGAAGCAGACATCGTCGAGAATCCGAAAAACATCGAAATAGTCCCTATGACTTCCGGCCATACGCCGCGTGCCATGGCCGATGTCGCTGCTTCCGTCGTCAATAATGGCATCGCCGTCGACGCCGGATTGAACCCGACAGAAGACCCTATCGCCCGCGAAAGCGATACGGCAAAACCATATATCAACTTGATTGCCGCACAAAAAGGCCAGGAAGATAACGAAGCGTATCAGCGCATCGTCGAATTGTATCAGGAAGAAGATACAGCTGAATTTGTCATCGAGCATACCGAAGGCGCTCAAATCCCGACTTTCGTTTCGGTTGAAGAATTAGTCGATTACCAATAAGTAAACAAACGATTTGCAGTTGCATGCCGTTGAAAAATGAAATTCCATTCGAGGGGGACGATCACATGACCATCATTAGCGAAGCGCGCGAGACAATTACGGAATCGATCGACAAGAACCGTGCACAGTATTTACGCATCAGCCATGCCATCCATGAAAATCCGGAAATCGGCAACGAAGAAGTGTTCGCGAGCGGACTGTTGACCGGATTGCTTGAAGAAGCGGGATTCCAGGTTGAATACGGTGTCGCTGGCCACCACACCGCTTTTTACGCAGTCCGCGACAGCCAAAAGCCTGGACCGACCGTCGCGTTTCTTGCTGAATACGACGCCTTGCCGGGCATCGGGCATGCATGTGGGCACAATATTATCGGCACGACCAGTGTTGCAGCCGCGATTGCGCTCAGTAAAACCTTGGAATTGACCGGCGGGCGCGTCGTCGTCCTCGGCACCCCCGCTGAAGAAGGCGGGCCGAATGGCAGCGCGAAAGGAAGTTTCGTCAAACACGGTCTGCTCGAAAAAATCGACGCCGCATTGATGCTCCATCCTTCAGGCAATTCAGCTGTGACTGGCCCATCACTCGCCGTCGATCCCTTGAGTTTTCATTTTTACGGCAAGCCGGCCCATGCTGCAGGGTCTCCTGAAAAAGGCATCAATGCACTCGATGCCGTGCTTCAATTGTTCAATGGCATCAACGCCCTTCGCCAGCAACTGCCGGATGATGCCCGGGTCCACGGCATCATCACGCATGGCGGCGATGCACCGAACATCATTCCGGAGTACGCCTCTGCCCGCTTCTATATCCGTGGGGATTCTTGGAAAAAAACAGCGGAGACGGCGAAAAAAGTACGGGCCATCGCTGAAGGTGCTGCCCTCGCAACAGGCGCACGGGTCGAAATCGAACGTTTCCAGAACGAAGTGAAAGACTTAGTCGTTACGCCTGAACTCGATGCAATTCTTAAAGCCGAGCTTGAAACACTGGGCGACCAAGTAGCCGACTCTCGCATTTCCGGACTCGGTTCGACCGATGCCGGCAACATCAGCTATGAAGTGCCGACTGCCCACGGCTACATCAAAATCGGACCCGAAAGCCTCATTGCCCATACCGAAGAATTCCGGGAAGCCGCCCGCTCGAAAGCCGGCGACGAAGCCTTGATCAAAGGGGCAAAAGCATTGGCCCAAACCGGTTACCGTTTGCTGACTGAACATGCTTTACTGGCGCAAGTCAAACAAGCCCATATCCGGTCACTCGCCGCCAAGCAACAAGACTAAAAACCAGCGCTCAGGCGCTGGTTTTTAAAGATGTTAAGGAAGTCATAGCTTTTCGTTTACAAATTATTTATTTAATATCCTAATTACTTTCTAATGAAATATAAAAGCGAGTTGAATAAATAATTATTCGACGCTAGTGGAGTGCAAGCCGGCGACTCCTGCGGGACCAGCGCGAGCCGAAGACCCTGCAGGAGCGTCAGCGACGAAGCGGCTGAGGCCGTGCCCGCGGAAAGCGTCCGGCTGGAACGTAACGAGAAAGGCGTTCGAGGTTTTTCTATGTATTTCGAATTTCGTGTTAAAATGGAGTCATTCCATACATAGGAGGCTCTACAATGATCGAAAACCTGATCGAACGCCTGATTCGCTACGCCAAAATCGACACGCAATCCGATTTTGAAAATGACGCTACACCTTCTACACCCGGACAATGGGATCTGCTCAACGAACTGGAGAAAGAAATGAAGGATATCGGCTTAGAGGAAGTTGAAGTGGACGAACACGGCTATTTATTCGGCACATTGCCGGCGAATACGGAAGAGCAGCGCCCTGTCATCGGCTTTCTCGCACATGTCGATACCGCGACCGATTTCACCGGAAAAGGCGTCAACCCACAGCGCATCGAACATTATGACGGGAAAGATATTCCACTAAGTGGCAAAGTGACGATGAAAACGGCTGATTTCCCTGCTTTGCAGAACTACATCGGCCATACCTTGATCACGACAGACGGCACGACTTTGCTTGGCGCCGACAACAAGGCGGGAATTGCCGAAATCATGACGGCGATGGAATATTTGATGGCCCACCCTGAAATCGAACATGGCAAGATCCGTATCGGCTTTACACCTGACGAGGAAATCGGCCGCGGACCGCATAAATTCGATGTCGCCCGTTTCGGTGCAGATTATGCGTATACGATGGATGGCGGGCCGCTTGGCGAGCTTCAATACGAGAGCTTCAATGCCGCGAGCGCGAAATTGACCGTCCACGGAACAAGCGTCCACCCTGGTTCTGCAAAAGACAAGATGGTCAACGCCATCACGGTCGCCACACGATTCCAAGCAGAAATGCCATCCCATGAAGTGCCCGAGAAAACAGAAGGCTATGAAGGCTTTATCCATTTGAATAATTTCAATGGTTCCGTCGAACAAGCCGTGCTGCAGTACATTGTGCGTGATTTCGATAAGGACAAATTCGAAGCGAAAAAACGCCATATGGAACAAGTGGCCGCAAGCTTGCAAGAAGAATTCGGGACAGAAGCGATCGAACTCGAACTTGAGGATCAATATTACAATATGCGCGAGAAAATCGAGCCGGTGATGGAAATCGTCGACCAAGCCGAACAAGCGATGAAAACATTGGACATCGCTCCCGCCATCCTGCCTATTCGCGGCGGCACGGATGGATCCCAATTATCCTATATGGGCTTGCCGACGCCGAACATCTTTACGGGCGGCGAAAACTACCACGGCAAATTTGAGTTTATTTCCGCTGAAAACATGGAAAAAGCGACTCAAGTGATTGTGGAAGTCGCCAAAATCGCCAAATAATCGGGTTCCCCTATCCGATTCGCTGAAATTGAGTAGTCAAAAATACCGACAGTGAAGCGGAAGCCGGCGACTCCTGCGGAAACAGCGCGAGCCGAAGACCCTGCAGGAGCGTCAGCGACGAAGCGGCTGAGGCCGCGCCCGCGGAAAGCGTCCGACTGGAGCGAAACGCAAAAAAGCTGCCGAGGTTTCTCGACAGCCTGGAAAAAGCAACGGCATCATGCCGTTGCTTTTTTCAGAGTGTTGAAGAAGTCCATTAACCCATTACGAATTAAAAGGAGAATATCTTTACAACATTCAAAAATCAGTGGTCAAACTAAGTATTTGGAGAAGCGTTCGCTCGTAAACCCCTCTGCTCAATAATGCTGCGCATTACTTTCGCAAAGATAATGTCTCCCGTAGGTCGACCTTATCTTTCCTGTGGATCAGCGAGACGACCGAGACCCCGCAAGGCGCGAAGCGACTGAGGAGGCTTGGGCGCGAGCCCACGGAAAGCGAGCGATAAGCTTCGGAAAATACGACTTCTTATCTTTCTCGATAGCCTAGAAAAAGCAACCGCATCATGGTTGCTTTTTTCTTTATCAGAGGATGGTTTTCAGCCATGCCTGGCTCTATCCGTTAAAATTCGATGCGATCGATTTTTGCGCCTGTCGATTCGACGCCTTTCATGTATTTAATGCGTTTCTGCACAGCGGTTTCGTTCACTTGTTCATCTGCATGGTAGGAAGAACGCACCATCGGGCCAGCTTCGCAATGCTTAAATCCTTTTGAGAGCGCGATTTCCTTCAATTCCTGGAATTCATCCGGATGGTAATAACGGACGACGTCCAGGTGTTTCAATGTCGGCTGCAAATATTGGCCGATTGTCATGATGTCGACGTTGTGTGCCAACAAATCATCCATCGCTTCGATGATCTCTTCTTTCGTTTCCCCAAGCCCGACCATGATGCTCGATTTTGTCGGCACATGCGGCGCGATTTCCTTAACCCGCTTCAGCAATTCCAGGGAACGGTCATATGTCGCTCTCGCCCGGACGCGTTTCGTCAGGCGGCGCACCGTTTCGATATTGTGGTTGAAGATATCCGGTTCACTGCTCATCAACATATGCAGGCTTTCGTAATCGCCTTTCATATCGGACGGCAAAATCTCGACAGTCGTTTCCGGCATTTTCCGGTGGATGGCACGCACCGTCTCTGCAAAGACTGCAGCGCCTCCGTCCTTTAAATCATCACGCGCTACCGCTGTCACGACGACATGCTTCAAGTTCATGATTTCCGTCGATTCGGCTACGCGCTCCGGCTCGCCCCAATCCAATTCGTTCGGCAAGCCGGTCTTGACGGCACAGAACCGGCACGCTCTTGTGCATGTATCCCGAGGATCATGAAAGTCGCAGTGCGGCGCTCGCTCCAACATTCGTGGATATTCGGGCATCTTGCTTCTTCGCATACCGTGTTCAAATTTTTCTCACGCATCAATTTCTTCAGATCATTATAGGTTTCGTTCGTGTTCAATTTCACTTTTAGCCATTCGGGTTTACGTTCACGCTGCTTGGTTTTTGTCATCGCATAAGTTCCCCTTTCTCTTCTCGTCGGTAGTTCCACTCTTCACTCGCGTATTTGGCTTCGAGCACACGTACTTCTTCCAGCAATTCAGCTGGCGGTTCGAATTTTTCCAGACGGATGCCAAGCCCCGTTTCAAATCCAGCCTTGAATGCCTGCTGCACTTTTTCTAAGCTTGCCGGTTCTGGCATGAGCTCGTTGATCGCGACAGCGCGTGTGCGGAAAGCTTGGCGCGCCCTTTCCTTCACCGATTCACTCGGGTAGACGAACAATTCGAACAAACGTTTTTCATCCAACTGCAGCGGAATCGAACCGTGCTGCAAAATGATGCCTTGTTTTCTTGTCTGTGCGCTTCCTGCCGCTTTCCTGCCTTCAACAGTCAGTTCATGCCAGGATGGTTCTTCAAAACATACCGCCGAAGATTCTTTCGGCCGCTTAGATTCAGCAGCTAATTGTGCATGAATCCCTAAGTTCCGGTAGCCTTCGAGCAAGCCGCGGGAAATGACCAAATACGCTTCTTTCACTGACTTCGGCATGGATGGATGATGCTCCGGAATCACTATGCTGTAAGTCAATTCCTGGTCGTGCAGCACGGCTTTTCCGCCGGTCTGCCTCCTGACCAAGGGTACGCCCATTTGCGCAGCTTTTTCGAGATCGATGCTGCCGTTCAATTTCTGGAAAAATCCCACTGATATCCCAGCTGGCGCCCATCCGTAAAACCGGAGGGTGGGTTTCATGCCCGTCTTGCGCTGCCAGTTCATCAATGCTTCATCCATTGCCATATTGTAGGCCGGCGTGCAAAGCCCCGACTCCATATAGCCCCATGTTTCCTCCAAAATGTCTCAACTCCTCTCAGCTTATGCATGACTCCTAAGCCCATAAAAAAACACCGCTTTCCCATGGGGAAGCGGTGTATGCAGGCAAGTGGAAGCATACGTACCACTTCCCTACGCTGGCATGGTCCAGATCAGGTTCAAGGGGTCCAGGCATTCGCCCGTCTCAGCCAGTCAATCCCGGCTCCCCCAGTGGTCAGCTATGTATAGTTCTCCTTGAGCTTAACATTGTCCTTAAGAAATCTCAATATACAAAATAATTTTTCTTTCATTTTCATCCATTTATTTAAATTTATAACAAATAAAACTCTCCTTTTCCGTCGGATGGATAGGAAGAGTTTTACATCAGATGATGGTCTTGCCATTTTGCGCTAAAGCGAAATGGATGCTGTGCTGAAGGGTACGGAAGCATTCATACCCCGAAAGATCCACACCCGCTTCTGTGATCGTCATGCTGGTATGCGGTGAAATACCGGCCAGTACGGTCTTTGTGCCAATCAAACCGGCGGCAGAACCCAGTTTTTCGATGAGCATCGCGGCATGCTGGTTGAAGCTTTCATTCAGCCCGGTCAAATCAAGCAGCAAATAGCGCGCTTTGTATTTCGGCAAATTTTCAAGCGTCTTGAACAACAGCTCTTCAGCACGCGCTTCGTCGTAGCGGCCAAGAAGCGGTACGACGACGATATCTTCGAGCACCGGGATCAGAGGAGAAGAAAGTTCACGAATCATGTCATGGAGATCCGCCGTCTTTTCGTCCACTAGCTGTTCAAGTTCGCGGATTTTTTCGGATTCCTTGCGGCGTGCCAGTGAATGGATATTTTTTTCAATCGTCTCGTCCGATGGGAAATAACGGATCAGGCATCCTTCATGTCCTTCGATCTGAGAATGGACAACTTCATACCAAATGTTGCGGCCCAAAAGCGAGCTGAAGATCCCTGCATAATGGGCAGGCAAAAAACTGCCGCCGATCTTTTTTCCTTGTGCCACATTGATTTGATATTCCCAGCTGTTTTTCAGCGTCACTTCCAAAGTCCCGGCTTCGACGTCCAGATTATGGATCGTTGCCACTCCCCATCCGGCTGATGCATATGTATTGGTGATGAGTTCAGAAGCTCTCAGAACGGAGACCCCGCCCATTTTGTGGAAGTAATCCCCCACTACCTGGCCTTGCCGATACCCTGTCGATTCCAAAACGACAGCTGCCGCCTCTTCCCCGGAGATTTCCTCAATCGAATCAAAAAACATTTTCATTGCAGTGGAAGTCCAAAACAGCACCGAATTCTGGCCTTCAAAGAGGAAGCGCCCTTCCGTGAGGTCCCATTCAAAATCCAATCCGCCCACGTTAACCTTCGTTTGTTGCGTCATCGTATAGCCATCCTCCCTAATTAGTCCTATGGATTCATCATACGCGAGCCCGTAACCCCCATCAAGTTTGAATGTTTTAAAGCGTTTCAATTAAGGAATAGATAAACAAGAACGCTAAAGGAGAGGTGCTAACAATGGCAGAAAAAGACCGTTTCAACGAAAAGGAACGAAAGTCGAACGACGGGGCTCCAATGGACAATCCTGAACAAATCAAAACCGATAAAGAAACCATGACAGAGATGCACGAAGAAGAAATGAACGTGGATTCCATCCCTTTGGAAGATTTGAAGCAGGACATGAAAGACGAGAAAAATCCCCGTGACACTAAAGATGATTCAGCGAGTGAGGAAAAACATCCTGAATGATTCAATCTGCAGGCTCCTGGCCCGCAGCTTATCGGTAGATAATACCACTGCAAAGGAGAGAGTTGGATGGCACAAGAAGAACTGAAACAACAAGCCTTAAAAATATTGGAAGACAGCATGATCGGGACCTTGGCAACCATTAAAGACAACAAACCGCACTCCCGTTACATGACTTTCTTTAACGATGAATTCACTTTATACACGGCGACAAGCAAGCAGACGCAGAAAGTCGATGAACTGGAGAAGAACCCGAACGCACACATCCTGCTAGGTTACGAGGGTGAAGGCGTAGGCGATAGCTTTCTCGAAATCGAAGGGCAAATGTCGCTGCGGGATGACCGTGAGCTGATCGATAAAGTATGGAATGAGCACTTGACCGGCTGGTTCGACGGCCCTGAAGACCCGAACTTGATCATCCTGGCGATCACGCCGACTCGTGTGCGCTTGATGAACCGCAAAGGCAAAGATCCCCAAACAATTGAACTGTAAACAAAAAGCCTCCGGTACCGGAGGCTTTTTCATGTGCGCAACAACTCGCGCAATGCATCTTTATTAA
Proteins encoded:
- a CDS encoding methionine ABC transporter permease, which translates into the protein MQVDQSQILEALWETLYMTGASFVFSLFIGLPLGILLVVTRKGHLLENEAVFNVLNIIINIFRSVPFIILMVAIIPLTRIIVGTSIGTAAAIVPLVFYAGPYIARLIENSLLEVDKGVIEAAQAMGASPGQIIFRFLIPEALSSLVLALTIAIVGLIGASAMAGAIGGGGLGDLAITYGYQRFDTLVMFLTVAILVVLVQGVQSLGNLMSRRVRRS
- a CDS encoding MetQ/NlpA family ABC transporter substrate-binding protein; its protein translation is MKKLTALIATAGLATLLTACGDDSSAGETTKVTLGISGSDTTIWDYVGDKAAKEGIELDIITFSDYVAPNLALAEGELDLNAFQTISYFDEFVEEHNVDIVPIGSTVIAPMGLYSEKYDSIEELPDGAQIAMPNEATNMGRALLLLDESGLITLSDEAGLTGTEADIVENPKNIEIVPMTSGHTPRAMADVAASVVNNGIAVDAGLNPTEDPIARESDTAKPYINLIAAQKGQEDNEAYQRIVELYQEEDTAEFVIEHTEGAQIPTFVSVEELVDYQ
- a CDS encoding STAS domain-containing protein produces the protein MTQQTKVNVGGLDFEWDLTEGRFLFEGQNSVLFWTSTAMKMFFDSIEEISGEEAAAVVLESTGYRQGQVVGDYFHKMGGVSVLRASELITNTYASAGWGVATIHNLDVEAGTLEVTLKNSWEYQINVAQGKKIGGSFLPAHYAGIFSSLLGRNIWYEVVHSQIEGHEGCLIRYFPSDETIEKNIHSLARRKESEKIRELEQLVDEKTADLHDMIRELSSPLIPVLEDIVVVPLLGRYDEARAEELLFKTLENLPKYKARYLLLDLTGLNESFNQHAAMLIEKLGSAAGLIGTKTVLAGISPHTSMTITEAGVDLSGYECFRTLQHSIHFALAQNGKTII
- a CDS encoding lipoate--protein ligase family protein, whose product is MLEETWGYMESGLCTPAYNMAMDEALMNWQRKTGMKPTLRFYGWAPAGISVGFFQKLNGSIDLEKAAQMGVPLVRRQTGGKAVLHDQELTYSIVIPEHHPSMPKSVKEAYLVISRGLLEGYRNLGIHAQLAAESKRPKESSAVCFEEPSWHELTVEGRKAAGSAQTRKQGIILQHGSIPLQLDEKRLFELFVYPSESVKERARQAFRTRAVAINELMPEPASLEKVQQAFKAGFETGLGIRLEKFEPPAELLEEVRVLEAKYASEEWNYRREEKGELMR
- the pepT gene encoding peptidase T; the encoded protein is MIENLIERLIRYAKIDTQSDFENDATPSTPGQWDLLNELEKEMKDIGLEEVEVDEHGYLFGTLPANTEEQRPVIGFLAHVDTATDFTGKGVNPQRIEHYDGKDIPLSGKVTMKTADFPALQNYIGHTLITTDGTTLLGADNKAGIAEIMTAMEYLMAHPEIEHGKIRIGFTPDEEIGRGPHKFDVARFGADYAYTMDGGPLGELQYESFNAASAKLTVHGTSVHPGSAKDKMVNAITVATRFQAEMPSHEVPEKTEGYEGFIHLNNFNGSVEQAVLQYIVRDFDKDKFEAKKRHMEQVAASLQEEFGTEAIELELEDQYYNMREKIEPVMEIVDQAEQAMKTLDIAPAILPIRGGTDGSQLSYMGLPTPNIFTGGENYHGKFEFISAENMEKATQVIVEVAKIAK
- a CDS encoding M20 family metallopeptidase — its product is MTIISEARETITESIDKNRAQYLRISHAIHENPEIGNEEVFASGLLTGLLEEAGFQVEYGVAGHHTAFYAVRDSQKPGPTVAFLAEYDALPGIGHACGHNIIGTTSVAAAIALSKTLELTGGRVVVLGTPAEEGGPNGSAKGSFVKHGLLEKIDAALMLHPSGNSAVTGPSLAVDPLSFHFYGKPAHAAGSPEKGINALDAVLQLFNGINALRQQLPDDARVHGIITHGGDAPNIIPEYASARFYIRGDSWKKTAETAKKVRAIAEGAALATGARVEIERFQNEVKDLVVTPELDAILKAELETLGDQVADSRISGLGSTDAGNISYEVPTAHGYIKIGPESLIAHTEEFREAARSKAGDEALIKGAKALAQTGYRLLTEHALLAQVKQAHIRSLAAKQQD
- a CDS encoding pyridoxamine 5'-phosphate oxidase family protein, whose product is MAQEELKQQALKILEDSMIGTLATIKDNKPHSRYMTFFNDEFTLYTATSKQTQKVDELEKNPNAHILLGYEGEGVGDSFLEIEGQMSLRDDRELIDKVWNEHLTGWFDGPEDPNLIILAITPTRVRLMNRKGKDPQTIEL